Proteins encoded by one window of Chromobacterium violaceum ATCC 12472:
- a CDS encoding ABC-F family ATP-binding cassette domain-containing protein, translated as MTTLISALSVQLDAGRGPLFQDLSFTVKLGDRIGLIGHNGCGKSTLLKLLSGQLEPNSGEIQYASACRLQHVEQHLPERLYALSARQALQETVEADQHWRVDSLLAELELAAQADTPVSGLSGGQHTRLLLGRAVLRQPNLLLLDEPSNHLDLPSLLWLEDFLTRWPGGYILVSHDARLLDRATRHSWVMRDARLYRFELPCSQALAELAEADQAARARRAGEQKEIDRLAASSKRLAIWGREHDNEKLVRKAKSMEKRVDRLKDEQTFVSRGSPWRLSLQGQALSADSLLAFASLPVSAAPGLPPLFTAAGLWLRPGDRVALLGANGAGKSSLLRQCWADLQAGEPRAGWRWHPAASVAYYDQSLRQLADGATLIDALYPLAPLPEAARRQALIAAGFAYARHEQKVGSLSGGERARLLFLALSLASHHLLWLDEPTNHLDLDGKRELAEALAAFPGGALLVSHDRELIEAACNRFWALNDGLLQEWPDADSAYAALFTAPASPPERTVPASGAPAPAEPGGEEAQWQRLCELEALLAADLARKPRHQKPQLQQAWRNEMRALARALGL; from the coding sequence ATGACAACCCTGATTTCCGCATTGTCCGTACAACTGGACGCCGGCCGCGGCCCGCTGTTCCAGGACCTTTCCTTTACCGTAAAACTGGGCGACCGCATCGGCCTGATCGGCCACAACGGCTGCGGCAAGAGCACGCTGCTGAAACTGCTGTCCGGCCAGCTGGAGCCCAATAGCGGGGAAATTCAATACGCGTCCGCCTGCCGGCTGCAGCATGTCGAACAGCATCTGCCCGAACGCCTGTACGCGTTATCCGCCCGCCAGGCGCTGCAGGAGACGGTGGAGGCGGACCAGCATTGGCGCGTCGACAGCCTGCTGGCCGAACTGGAGCTGGCGGCCCAGGCCGACACGCCGGTCTCCGGCCTCAGCGGCGGCCAGCACACCCGGCTGCTGCTGGGCCGCGCGGTGCTGCGCCAGCCCAATCTGCTGCTGCTGGACGAACCCAGCAACCATCTGGACCTGCCGTCCCTGCTGTGGCTGGAGGACTTCCTCACCCGCTGGCCAGGCGGCTACATCCTGGTATCGCACGACGCGCGGCTGCTGGACCGCGCCACCCGCCACAGCTGGGTGATGCGCGACGCGCGGCTGTACCGTTTCGAGCTGCCGTGCAGCCAGGCGCTGGCAGAGCTGGCCGAGGCCGACCAAGCCGCCCGCGCCCGCCGCGCCGGCGAGCAGAAGGAGATAGACCGGCTCGCCGCCAGCAGCAAGCGGCTGGCGATCTGGGGCCGCGAGCACGACAACGAGAAGCTGGTGCGCAAGGCCAAGTCCATGGAGAAGCGCGTCGACAGGCTGAAGGACGAGCAGACCTTCGTCAGCCGCGGCAGCCCATGGCGGCTCAGCCTGCAAGGCCAGGCGCTGTCGGCCGACAGCCTGCTGGCTTTCGCGTCGCTGCCGGTGTCGGCCGCGCCCGGCCTGCCGCCGTTGTTCACCGCCGCCGGGCTGTGGCTGCGTCCCGGCGACCGGGTGGCGCTGCTGGGCGCCAACGGCGCCGGCAAATCCTCGCTGCTGCGCCAGTGCTGGGCCGACCTTCAGGCAGGAGAGCCGCGCGCCGGCTGGCGCTGGCATCCGGCGGCCAGCGTCGCCTATTACGACCAGTCGCTGCGGCAGCTGGCCGACGGGGCGACGCTGATCGACGCGCTCTATCCGCTGGCGCCGTTGCCGGAGGCCGCGCGCCGGCAGGCCTTGATCGCCGCCGGCTTCGCCTATGCCCGGCACGAGCAGAAAGTGGGCTCGCTCAGCGGCGGCGAGCGCGCGCGCCTGCTGTTCCTGGCGCTGTCGCTGGCCAGCCACCACCTGCTGTGGCTGGACGAACCGACCAACCACCTGGATCTGGACGGCAAGCGCGAGCTGGCCGAGGCGCTGGCCGCCTTCCCCGGCGGCGCGCTGCTGGTCTCCCATGACCGCGAACTGATCGAGGCCGCCTGCAACCGCTTCTGGGCGCTGAACGATGGCCTGCTGCAAGAATGGCCGGACGCGGACAGCGCCTACGCCGCGCTGTTCACCGCGCCCGCCTCCCCGCCTGAGCGGACGGTCCCGGCATCCGGCGCGCCCGCGCCGGCGGAGCCGGGCGGCGAGGAGGCGCAATGGCAGCGGCTATGCGAGCTGGAGGCGCTGCTGGCGGCCGACCTGGCGCGCAAGCCCAGACACCAGAAGCCGCAGCTGCAGCAGGCTTGGCGCAATGAAATGCGGGCGCTGGCGCGCGCGCTAGGCCTGTAA
- a CDS encoding DUF1176 domain-containing protein, producing the protein MQRILLASALLALALPASAKVFQFKDWAVACDNIRHCEANGTQAGDGDNPVSLLLSRDAGPGSRLSAQLDVDDPDGDKVGKLTLKVGRIKWTGIDAEQAFSDAQTTQLLAAMLDADEVALADGKREWTLSLAGLKAALLKMDDVQGRVGTVGALVKKGGKPESAAPAAQPAPLLVPLAPPAARPGDQKLLPAILKQLRAVDKACWDELPDAEHPDVQLYRLSASQVLVLRECGRGAYQGSYKAWTSGDAPPFHPREVPLRGSDGKETFLMNASFDKGELSSYAKGRGIGDCGSGASWAWTGKDFKLMSAQEAPQCRGIAGGVSLRTWVTRQK; encoded by the coding sequence ATGCAACGCATCCTGCTCGCCTCCGCCCTGCTGGCGCTGGCCCTGCCCGCCTCGGCCAAAGTTTTCCAGTTCAAGGACTGGGCCGTGGCCTGCGACAACATCCGCCACTGCGAGGCCAACGGCACCCAGGCCGGGGACGGCGACAATCCGGTCAGCCTGTTGCTGTCGCGGGACGCCGGCCCCGGCAGCCGCTTGAGCGCCCAGCTCGATGTCGACGACCCGGATGGGGACAAGGTCGGCAAGCTCACGTTGAAGGTAGGCAGGATCAAATGGACCGGCATCGACGCCGAACAGGCGTTCAGCGATGCGCAGACCACGCAGCTGCTGGCCGCCATGCTGGATGCCGACGAGGTGGCGCTGGCCGACGGCAAGCGGGAATGGACGCTGTCATTGGCCGGCCTGAAAGCCGCGCTGCTGAAGATGGACGATGTGCAGGGGCGGGTAGGCACCGTCGGCGCGCTGGTGAAGAAAGGCGGCAAGCCGGAATCCGCGGCGCCCGCCGCCCAGCCCGCGCCGCTGCTGGTTCCGCTTGCGCCTCCCGCCGCCAGGCCCGGCGACCAGAAACTGCTGCCGGCCATCCTGAAGCAGCTGCGCGCCGTCGACAAGGCATGCTGGGACGAGCTGCCGGACGCGGAGCATCCCGATGTCCAGCTGTACCGCTTGAGCGCCAGCCAAGTGCTGGTGCTGCGCGAATGCGGCCGCGGCGCCTATCAGGGCAGCTACAAGGCTTGGACCAGCGGCGACGCGCCGCCCTTCCATCCGCGCGAAGTCCCGCTGCGCGGCAGCGACGGCAAGGAGACTTTCCTGATGAATGCCTCCTTCGACAAGGGCGAGCTGTCCAGCTACGCCAAGGGCCGCGGCATCGGCGATTGCGGCAGCGGCGCCAGCTGGGCCTGGACCGGCAAGGACTTCAAGCTGATGTCGGCCCAAGAGGCGCCGCAATGCCGCGGCATCGCAGGCGGCGTCTCGCTGCGCACCTGGGTCACCCGGCAGAAATAA
- a CDS encoding methylated-DNA--[protein]-cysteine S-methyltransferase, producing the protein MTTAARHGLIDTRFGPVAAWLDARGALLRLLFNPTPEQLAAHACPRDDAALAEVARQLAEYQAGDRQTFDMPLAPQGTPFQQKVWAALREIPYGRTVSYGELALALDCPDGARAVGRANATNPIALIVPCHRVLGADGSLTGYAGGLPLKAALLRFELERSAPPGLFGG; encoded by the coding sequence ATGACAACCGCCGCCCGCCATGGCCTGATCGATACCCGTTTCGGCCCGGTGGCCGCCTGGCTGGACGCGCGCGGCGCGCTGCTGCGCTTGTTGTTCAACCCCACGCCCGAACAGCTGGCCGCCCACGCTTGCCCGCGCGACGACGCGGCGCTGGCCGAGGTGGCGCGCCAGCTGGCCGAATACCAGGCAGGAGATCGCCAAACCTTCGACATGCCGCTGGCGCCGCAAGGCACGCCGTTCCAGCAGAAGGTATGGGCGGCGCTGCGCGAAATCCCCTATGGCCGCACCGTCAGCTACGGCGAGCTGGCGCTGGCGCTGGACTGCCCGGACGGCGCGCGGGCGGTGGGCCGTGCCAACGCCACCAATCCCATCGCGCTGATCGTGCCCTGCCACCGGGTACTGGGCGCCGATGGCAGCCTCACCGGCTATGCCGGCGGCCTGCCGCTGAAGGCCGCGCTGCTGCGTTTCGAGCTGGAGCGCAGCGCGCCGCCGGGCTTGTTCGGCGGATAG
- a CDS encoding carbohydrate kinase family protein, whose protein sequence is MTPPQFVAFGEALTDFIRVDGDAWQSRPGGAGWNVARVVGRLGVGAAFAGAVSDDLLGRQLLEASAAAGLDTRFLQPLPYPPLLAMVPSSQPPSYFFVGDNSADLHFDPARLPPDGLDALRIAYFGSISLARPPLADRLLELAHELAARGVAIAFDPNMRSAMSEAGYRRRFEALAGLASYIKVSDEDLQLLFPARDQDRALEALRRLAPRAAILYTRGADGMSLLGSGGALEQAALPAAVADTIGCGDASIGGLIASLLKYPARTMAEHLRFAAATAACTAGHAGAYAPDEAMVNAKLTLPSAA, encoded by the coding sequence ATGACTCCCCCACAGTTCGTCGCCTTCGGCGAGGCCCTGACCGACTTCATCCGCGTGGATGGCGATGCCTGGCAGTCCCGCCCCGGCGGAGCGGGATGGAATGTGGCGCGGGTGGTGGGCAGGCTGGGGGTGGGCGCCGCCTTCGCCGGCGCGGTCAGCGACGATCTGCTGGGCCGACAGTTGCTGGAAGCCTCCGCCGCCGCCGGCCTGGATACCCGCTTCCTCCAGCCCCTGCCCTATCCGCCGCTGCTGGCGATGGTGCCCTCCAGCCAGCCGCCATCGTATTTTTTCGTCGGCGACAATAGCGCCGACCTGCATTTCGACCCGGCCCGGCTGCCGCCGGACGGACTGGACGCGCTGCGCATCGCCTACTTCGGCAGCATCAGCCTGGCCAGGCCGCCGCTGGCCGACCGGCTGCTGGAGCTGGCGCACGAGTTGGCCGCGCGCGGCGTGGCCATCGCCTTCGATCCCAATATGCGCAGCGCGATGAGCGAGGCCGGCTACCGCCGCCGCTTCGAAGCGCTGGCCGGCCTGGCCAGTTACATCAAGGTGTCAGACGAGGATCTGCAGCTGCTGTTTCCCGCGCGGGATCAAGACCGTGCGCTGGAAGCGCTGCGCCGCCTCGCGCCCCGGGCGGCCATCCTGTATACCCGCGGCGCGGACGGGATGAGCTTGCTGGGCTCGGGCGGCGCGCTGGAGCAAGCGGCCCTGCCCGCCGCCGTGGCGGACACCATAGGCTGCGGCGACGCCTCCATCGGCGGCCTGATCGCCAGCCTGCTGAAATATCCGGCCCGGACCATGGCGGAGCACCTGCGCTTCGCCGCCGCCACCGCCGCCTGCACCGCCGGCCATGCTGGCGCTTACGCGCCGGATGAGGCGATGGTGAACGCCAAGCTGACGCTGCCGTCGGCGGCCTGA
- a CDS encoding RtcB family protein, which produces MTSISRLKAALQRQGIHVERTNNIYRLRTADSEAAVLLPDSLPLEEKAVKQLLGFAATRSADGHHGVCKACATPDFHPGGIAPVGAVVATDPEFVIPAAIGTDINCGLRLVSTGLQYETIAPHKDALESRLTHVLLDNGRNLPVFSRGFAALFDAGPDAFIDLLPREGLWAGVNRTRLLNELAACVSLDSFDSAARYAPEALVGTRELIRDPSLGTQGAGNHFVELQVVDQVLDRHAAYAAGLAKDDVVFMIHTGSRDVGFYVGKRWMNKARAAWPRQMKYPEHGLFGLSGALADEYLIAMGTAARYAWANRMALTEMVRSAIEATLGQSNSRLVVDVPHNVVLREQGLNIHRKGATPAREGELALIPGSMGDFSYVAAGLGHPDWLWSCSHGAGRSMRRQAMRRLATEVAPGSWQCVTLREERRIEEAPHAYKPVGPVIAAQEEAGLIKAAVRLRPWLTFKA; this is translated from the coding sequence ATGACCTCTATTTCCCGCTTGAAAGCCGCCCTGCAACGCCAGGGCATTCATGTTGAACGTACCAACAATATTTACCGGCTGCGCACTGCCGACTCCGAAGCCGCCGTGCTGCTGCCGGATAGCCTCCCTTTGGAAGAAAAGGCTGTCAAACAGCTACTCGGTTTCGCAGCCACCCGCTCTGCCGATGGCCACCACGGCGTATGCAAGGCCTGCGCCACACCGGATTTCCACCCAGGAGGCATCGCGCCAGTTGGCGCCGTAGTGGCCACCGATCCGGAATTCGTCATTCCCGCCGCTATAGGCACCGATATCAACTGCGGCTTGCGCCTGGTGAGCACAGGCCTCCAGTATGAGACCATCGCGCCACACAAAGACGCGCTGGAATCTCGGCTAACCCATGTGCTGCTGGATAACGGCCGCAACCTGCCGGTATTCAGCCGCGGCTTTGCCGCGCTATTCGACGCAGGACCCGATGCCTTCATCGACCTGCTGCCACGCGAAGGCCTGTGGGCCGGCGTAAACAGAACCCGCCTGCTGAATGAGCTGGCGGCCTGCGTCAGCCTGGATAGCTTTGACTCCGCAGCACGCTACGCGCCAGAGGCGCTGGTAGGCACACGCGAACTGATACGCGACCCTAGCCTGGGAACCCAAGGCGCGGGCAATCACTTCGTTGAGCTCCAAGTCGTGGACCAAGTGCTGGACCGCCACGCGGCTTACGCCGCCGGCTTGGCCAAAGACGATGTGGTGTTCATGATCCATACCGGATCCCGCGATGTCGGCTTCTATGTCGGCAAGCGCTGGATGAACAAGGCGCGTGCGGCTTGGCCTCGCCAGATGAAGTATCCGGAGCATGGCTTGTTTGGCCTATCCGGTGCGCTGGCGGATGAATATTTGATCGCCATGGGCACCGCTGCCCGCTATGCCTGGGCCAACCGCATGGCACTGACCGAAATGGTGCGCTCAGCCATTGAGGCAACGCTGGGCCAGTCCAATAGCCGCTTGGTGGTTGACGTGCCGCATAACGTGGTACTGCGAGAACAGGGCCTCAACATCCACCGCAAGGGTGCCACACCGGCGCGCGAAGGCGAGCTGGCGTTGATACCCGGATCCATGGGCGATTTCAGCTATGTCGCAGCCGGTCTTGGCCATCCCGACTGGCTATGGTCCTGCAGCCATGGCGCGGGCCGCAGCATGCGCCGCCAGGCGATGAGGCGACTGGCGACGGAGGTCGCGCCCGGCAGTTGGCAATGCGTGACCTTGCGCGAGGAAAGGCGCATAGAAGAAGCACCGCATGCCTACAAGCCCGTCGGCCCCGTGATCGCCGCGCAAGAAGAAGCCGGACTGATCAAGGCCGCGGTCCGACTGCGCCCCTGGCTGACGTTCAAAGCCTGA
- a CDS encoding RHS repeat domain-containing protein — MDNAPAPDGHQNDSLLGNLLSQYAGRHYRYDSRGNLVEKRVNGSLTRLEWDSHSRLSRLIAPDGQRTDYHYDPLGRRIAKISQGQATLYGWDGDVLAFETRDEEAVHYLFEPDSFVPLAQVHTDAIRGVKVPAWSQHHPYDPDKDPLRQPAPEPEAPKAVYYYHTDHLGTPQALTDEQGLLALEMDYQAWGQAREVIADAAGKAGIRNPFRFQGQYHDDESGLHYNRHRYYDPEIGRFISRDPIGLKGGYNLFAYAPNTIEWVDPFGLTKLRETDPKARSLSNVQTRCWYLREESKIGYQIDCTKPIKQQARQAARLRNEARIRARLLMADREKAIALHQSDPNLTFKELMALKENKKGLTGKDAYQDIVDSASKSRQSVNKALLEGVDCDKVLEGI, encoded by the coding sequence TTGGACAACGCCCCAGCCCCCGACGGCCATCAAAACGACAGCCTGCTCGGCAACCTGTTGAGCCAGTACGCCGGCCGCCACTACCGCTACGACAGCCGCGGCAATCTGGTGGAGAAACGGGTCAACGGCAGCCTCACCCGGCTGGAATGGGACAGCCACAGCCGCCTGTCCCGCCTCATCGCGCCGGACGGCCAACGCACCGACTACCACTACGACCCGCTTGGCCGCCGCATCGCCAAGATCAGCCAGGGCCAGGCCACGCTGTACGGCTGGGACGGCGACGTGCTGGCCTTTGAAACCCGCGATGAGGAAGCGGTGCACTATCTGTTCGAGCCGGACAGCTTCGTGCCGCTGGCCCAGGTGCACACCGACGCCATCCGCGGCGTCAAGGTGCCGGCCTGGAGCCAGCACCACCCCTACGACCCGGACAAGGATCCGCTACGCCAGCCCGCGCCGGAACCCGAAGCCCCTAAGGCGGTGTACTACTATCACACCGACCACCTGGGCACCCCGCAAGCGCTGACCGACGAACAAGGCCTGCTCGCGCTGGAAATGGACTACCAGGCCTGGGGCCAGGCGCGCGAAGTCATCGCCGACGCCGCAGGCAAAGCCGGCATCCGCAACCCCTTCCGCTTCCAGGGGCAGTATCATGACGACGAGTCCGGGCTGCACTACAACCGCCATCGCTACTATGATCCGGAGATCGGGCGATTTATTTCGCGGGATCCGATTGGGCTAAAAGGGGGATATAATTTATTTGCATATGCGCCCAATACCATAGAATGGGTCGACCCATTCGGCTTAACCAAGTTACGAGAAACAGACCCGAAAGCAAGATCGCTATCGAATGTACAAACACGTTGTTGGTATTTACGAGAAGAAAGTAAAATTGGGTATCAAATAGATTGTACAAAACCAATTAAGCAGCAGGCCCGCCAAGCAGCAAGACTTAGAAATGAGGCTAGAATTCGTGCACGATTACTTATGGCCGATCGTGAGAAAGCAATAGCGCTGCATCAATCCGATCCAAATTTAACATTCAAAGAGCTTATGGCCCTGAAAGAAAACAAAAAGGGCCTCACAGGAAAAGATGCTTACCAAGATATTGTTGACTCAGCATCCAAATCAAGGCAAAGCGTTAATAAAGCACTCCTTGAAGGAGTGGATTGTGATAAAGTATTGGAAGGAATATAA